A single region of the Cynocephalus volans isolate mCynVol1 chromosome 12, mCynVol1.pri, whole genome shotgun sequence genome encodes:
- the UPK3A gene encoding uroplakin-3a isoform X1 has translation MPPLWALLALGCLRLGSAVNLQPQLASVTFITNNPTLTTVALEKPLCMFDSSEALTGNYEVYLYVLVDLASFRNASVQDSTKTPLSSTFQQTEGGRTGPYRAVAFDLTPCSDLPSLDVVRDVSQASEILNAYLVRVGANGTCLWDPNFQGLCNPPLSAATEYRFKYVLVNMSTGLVQDQTLWSDPIRTGRLTPYSSIDTWPGRRSGGMIVITSILGSLPFFLLLGFAGAIVLSLADMRSSNGEMTHDSQITQEAVPNTLGTSEPYTSVNRGPPLDRAEVYSSKLQD, from the exons ATGCCTCCGCTCTGGGCCCTGCTGGCCCTCGGCTGCCTGCGGCTCGGGTCGG CTGTGAACCTCCAACCCCAACTGGCCAGTGTGACCTTCATCACCAACAACCCCACACTCACCACTGTGGCCTTGGAGAAGCCTCTCTGCATGTTTGACAGCTCAGAGGCCCTCACTGGCAACTACGAGGTCTACCTCTATGTCCTGGTCGACTTGG CCAGCTTCAGGAATGCCTCCGTGCAGGACAGCACCAAGACCCCACTGAGCTCGACCTTCCAGCAAACTGAGGGTGGGAGGACAGGCCCCTACAGAGCCGTGGCCTTTGACCTGACCCCCTGCAGTGACCTGCCCAGCCTGGATGTCGTCAGGGATGTGTCACAGGCCTCGGAAATCCTAAATGCATACCTGGTCAGGGTGGGCGCAAATGGGACCTGCCTGTGGGACCCCAACTTCCAGGGCCTCTGCAACCCACCCCTGTCGGCGGCCACAGAGTACAG GTTCAAGTACGTCCTTGTCAATATGTCCACGGGCTTGGTTCAGGACCAGACCCTATGGTCGGACCCCATCCGCACCGGACGGC TGACCCCATACTCGTCCATCGACACGTGGCCAGGCCGACGGAGTGGAGGCATGATTGTCATCACTTCCATCCTGGGCTCCCTACCATTCTTCCTGCTCTTGGGCTTTGCTGGTGCCATCGTCCTCAGCCTGGC GGACATGAGGAGTTCCAATGGGGAAATGACTCATGACTCCCAGATCACGCAGGAGGCTGTCCCCAACACACTGGGGACCTCGGAGCCTTATACATCTGTGAACAGGGGGCCGCCCCTGGACAGGGCCGAGGTGTATTCCAGCAAGCTCCAGGACTGA
- the UPK3A gene encoding uroplakin-3a isoform X2 → MPPLWALLALGCLRLGSAVNLQPQLASVTFITNNPTLTTVALEKPLCMFDSSEALTGNYEVYLYVLVDLVTPYSSIDTWPGRRSGGMIVITSILGSLPFFLLLGFAGAIVLSLADMRSSNGEMTHDSQITQEAVPNTLGTSEPYTSVNRGPPLDRAEVYSSKLQD, encoded by the exons ATGCCTCCGCTCTGGGCCCTGCTGGCCCTCGGCTGCCTGCGGCTCGGGTCGG CTGTGAACCTCCAACCCCAACTGGCCAGTGTGACCTTCATCACCAACAACCCCACACTCACCACTGTGGCCTTGGAGAAGCCTCTCTGCATGTTTGACAGCTCAGAGGCCCTCACTGGCAACTACGAGGTCTACCTCTATGTCCTGGTCGACTTGG TGACCCCATACTCGTCCATCGACACGTGGCCAGGCCGACGGAGTGGAGGCATGATTGTCATCACTTCCATCCTGGGCTCCCTACCATTCTTCCTGCTCTTGGGCTTTGCTGGTGCCATCGTCCTCAGCCTGGC GGACATGAGGAGTTCCAATGGGGAAATGACTCATGACTCCCAGATCACGCAGGAGGCTGTCCCCAACACACTGGGGACCTCGGAGCCTTATACATCTGTGAACAGGGGGCCGCCCCTGGACAGGGCCGAGGTGTATTCCAGCAAGCTCCAGGACTGA